One region of Mus musculus strain C57BL/6J chromosome 15, GRCm38.p6 C57BL/6J genomic DNA includes:
- the Tex33 gene encoding testis-expressed protein 33 isoform 1 (isoform 1 is encoded by transcript variant 2) encodes MELSHRQGTTTLTRTHPNDKEGQQDMNSFRANHSSLDNSKFKYHARLSQSPLGSSLGQGYLETPPLPPTPTCRTSLAMNSHPEDLKKGASRSSSRDARETFREGCVGEEGQDSRSPEQRTVPLSKKDSVIPENIRHKFGSKMVDQLISEDQARQAIGEMFEGQKRPSSWPSRTQSPMQASSIFSDYYDLGYHMRSNLFQGPPQETKSLMKASYTPEVIEKSVRDVEHWHGRKTDDLGRWHRKNAMNMNLQKALEEKYGEKSRSKAK; translated from the exons ATGGAGCTGAGCCACCGACAAG GTACAACCACGTTGACAAGGACACACCCGAACGACAAGGAGGGCCAGCAGGACATGAACTCCTTCAGAGCTAACCATAGCTCCTTGGACAACTCCAAATTTAAGTACCATGCAAGGCTCTCCCAGAGCCCCTTAGGCAGCTCCCTGGGCCAGGGCTACCTGGAGACTCCACCTCTACCACCAACTCCTACCTGCAGGACTTCTCTGGCTATGAACTCCCATCCTGAGGACCTGAAGAAGGGGGCATCCAGATCCAGCTCGAGAGATGCCAGGGAGACCTTCCGAGAGGGATGTGTCGGGGAGGAAGGCCAAGACTCCAGGTCCCCAGAGCAGAGGACAGTGCCTCTGAGCAAGAAGGACAGCGTCATTCCTGAGAACATCCGCCACAAATTTGGGAGCAAGATGGTGGACCAACTGATCTCTGAGGATCAG GCTCGACAGGCCATTGGTGAAATGTTTGAGGGCCAGAAGAGGCCAAGCTCATGGCCTAGCAGGACCCAGAGCCCCATGCAAGCCTCCTCCATTTTCTCAGACTACTATGACCTGGGCTACCACATGCGATCCAACTTGTTTCAAG GCCCACCCCAGGAGACAAAGAGCCTCATGAAGGCTTCCTACACGCCCGAGGTGATAGAGAAGTCGGTGAGGGATGTGGAACACTGGCACGGGAGGAAGACGGATGACCTGG GCCGGTGGCACCGGAAGAATGCTATGAACATGAACTTGCAGAAAGCGCTGGAAGAGAAATACGGAGAGAAGAGCAGATCCAAGGCCAAGTAG
- the Tex33 gene encoding testis-expressed protein 33 isoform 2 (isoform 2 is encoded by transcript variant 3) yields MNSFRANHSSLDNSKFKYHARLSQSPLGSSLGQGYLETPPLPPTPTCRTSLAMNSHPEDLKKGASRSSSRDARETFREGCVGEEGQDSRSPEQRTVPLSKKDSVIPENIRHKFGSKMVDQLISEDQARQAIGEMFEGQKRPSSWPSRTQSPMQASSIFSDYYDLGYHMRSNLFQGPPQETKSLMKASYTPEVIEKSVRDVEHWHGRKTDDLGRWHRKNAMNMNLQKALEEKYGEKSRSKAK; encoded by the exons ATGAACTCCTTCAGAGCTAACCATAGCTCCTTGGACAACTCCAAATTTAAGTACCATGCAAGGCTCTCCCAGAGCCCCTTAGGCAGCTCCCTGGGCCAGGGCTACCTGGAGACTCCACCTCTACCACCAACTCCTACCTGCAGGACTTCTCTGGCTATGAACTCCCATCCTGAGGACCTGAAGAAGGGGGCATCCAGATCCAGCTCGAGAGATGCCAGGGAGACCTTCCGAGAGGGATGTGTCGGGGAGGAAGGCCAAGACTCCAGGTCCCCAGAGCAGAGGACAGTGCCTCTGAGCAAGAAGGACAGCGTCATTCCTGAGAACATCCGCCACAAATTTGGGAGCAAGATGGTGGACCAACTGATCTCTGAGGATCAG GCTCGACAGGCCATTGGTGAAATGTTTGAGGGCCAGAAGAGGCCAAGCTCATGGCCTAGCAGGACCCAGAGCCCCATGCAAGCCTCCTCCATTTTCTCAGACTACTATGACCTGGGCTACCACATGCGATCCAACTTGTTTCAAG GCCCACCCCAGGAGACAAAGAGCCTCATGAAGGCTTCCTACACGCCCGAGGTGATAGAGAAGTCGGTGAGGGATGTGGAACACTGGCACGGGAGGAAGACGGATGACCTGG GCCGGTGGCACCGGAAGAATGCTATGAACATGAACTTGCAGAAAGCGCTGGAAGAGAAATACGGAGAGAAGAGCAGATCCAAGGCCAAGTAG